The following coding sequences are from one Lycium ferocissimum isolate CSIRO_LF1 chromosome 3, AGI_CSIRO_Lferr_CH_V1, whole genome shotgun sequence window:
- the LOC132050857 gene encoding transcription repressor OFP15-like, with product MKLPSLFKIQESSSFSPLPPCGNLKTLSFGVENNHNIFSSESLYNKVDDYIVEAVIEGLKTDKQRLFFKPGEKTSSILEVSSSTKSNSNSNGLEFLPFNDSCVITTMDSMNPFEDFKRSMEEMVEAYQEIKDCEKCLEELLSWYLKVNGKSNHHYIIGAFFDLLISYSTTSSSSSTNATTTTYSHSFTNSPFSFCSSSFSASPPCLSLLEAEDDEIVEKTVDGVSPSDV from the coding sequence ATGAAGCTCCCTTCTCTCTTCAAAATCCAAGaaagttcttctttttctccattgCCACCTTGTGGAAACCTCAAAACTCTCTCTTTTGGAGTTGAAAATAATCACAACATTTTCAGTTCTGAATCTCTTTACAACAAGGTTGATGATTACATAGTAGAGGCAGTTATTGAAGGCCTAAAAACAGACAAACAAAGGCTTTTTTTCAAGCCAGGGGAAAAAACTAGTTCAATTCTTGAAGTGTCATCGTCAACAAAgagtaatagtaatagtaacGGGCTCGAGTTTCTACCATTTAATGACTCATGTGTTATAACGACGATGGATTCGATGAACCCTTTTGAGGATTTCAAGAGATCAATGGAAGAGATGGTAGAAGCATATCAAGAGATTAAAGATTGTGAGAAGTGTCTTGAAGAGTTACTAAGTTGGTATTTGAAGGTTAATGGGAAAAGCAATCATCATTATATTATTGGTGCATTTTTTGACTTGTTGATTAGTTATTCTActacttcttcatcttcatcaacaaatgctACTACTACAACTTATAGTCATTCTTTCACAAATTCTCCATTCTCATTTtgttcttctagtttttctgcTAGTCCTCCTTGTTTGTCTTTGTTAGAAGCTGAGGATGATGAGATTGTTGAGAAAACTGTTGATGGTGTTTCACCTTCAgatgtttga